The stretch of DNA gtggtgcagtaggtagtgacgcagtcacacagctccagggacctggaggttgtgggtttgattcccgctccgggtgactgtctgtgaggagtttgatgtgttctcaccctgtccacgtgggtttcctccgggtgctccggtttcctcccatagtccaaaaacacacgttggtaggtggatttgtgactcaaaaagtgtccgtatgtgtgagtgtgtgttgccctgtgaaggactggcgccccctccagggtgtattcctgccttgtgcccaatgattccaggtaggctctggacccaccgcgaccctgaactggataagtggttacagataatgaatgaatgaatgaaaaagttaTTTTTTGGACCAAACATCTTTGCAGTATTCCAATTTAAAGTATTTTCATCATTAATATAATTTGGTTTAATACTAAAATCTCAGTATTCATTTATCTAATATTAAGGAAAATACAACAATTATTCTCTGACATAAGTGAATTGAAGATAAAATTCTTGGGGGTGGccattgtgttttttatgaAAATTTTATGACTTTTGGCCTCACCTGAAACAGACAATACATAATGATTTCTAGTTCGCATTAAATTCAAAGACTCAAACATTCCATTTATATCATATAGTGGAAAATGGTCATGTTAAATTGCAGTTGCTTTTTGGTGCATAAAACCACacaaatattaaagaaaaatgttaattaattcattgtaagtgtttatccagttcagcgttgCTGTGGGttacccaaaatcactgggtgcaaggtggggacacacactggagggggtgcctgtTATTtgtagggcgacacacactcacacctatggacactttcctTTCCACCTATGGTcctcaatccacctaccaatgtgtgtttttggactatgggaagaaatgggagcacatggaggaaacccaaagggacacttggagaacacactcctcagtcagtcacctgaagcagggctcaaacccacaaccccaggacccaggagctgtgtgacagggacactacctgctgcaccactgtgccgcccaaataaaaatatacatttaaaaaaaaacatatttttctgtcttatataTTGTTGTATTTCATTTAGTCTTGCTGACCTGTGCCATCTCTTTACGCATTAGCTCAAGGGCCAGAGTAGTGCTGTTCACTTTCTGAATGCTATAGTTATGGGCAGACTGACCATCTTCCACTTTAGCCACAAACAGCTTTGGTTTTGGCTTCTGTAAATCACTGCTTTGTTTGTGGACCTCCTCAATGTTGGCCTGAAACAGATGATATAGCAGCAAAATCCAGTAGTAGCCAATTCTGTTTTATTGAAACATCTGTTCTCATGCTTTTACTTTTTCAAAATGGTTTTTAATACCGGAACAAAGTCTTTTGTGTATAGCCCTTGATCTGCTTGAGACTGTTTCCACTTCAGGTAATCTTTATTGAAGTTGTCAAGAGGAGTGCGTATCCTCCTTTGGGAGACATGGTGATCTAAATTGTCCTGTAAATCTTTGGTATCCACCTTTAAACTTTCCATACTGCTACTAGAATCTATTCCAAACTCTTGCTTCAAGCTGAGAACCATCTTGGCTGATGGGAATAAGTCATACTGCACCACTTCATCAAGCCTCTTCACTTGGAATAAACGCTTTATTCTAAACCAGAAAgaatacaaacacaacacagaattcATCTTTAGATCCTCAGCAGATATTGaaagtataaatgtaaattaataactCACAAACTCTCTATTACCAGAATTATCCTTCTTAATGAAAGGAGgacaatattttaaacaattatcAGCCAATACTTAAGTGATGCCAATATCATTGTACATCCAGTACTATGCAGTTCTAATTAAtatgtatttctttattattaatattatacattAAGCTATGGAAATTCAAATAACCATTAAAAAACTTTCAATAGTCCTTTGCCTGTTTAAATTGCtcttaaggttttttttaactgtgtacTATTTTTTGGGAATTTTTTGGCCAGTACTCTTCACAAGCATGAGTATAACTCACGAACGGTTTGACGAAAATACTCAAATTGGTACCTTTTTGATGGAGAGAACCTTAGGTAAATGCTGGTATGCTTCAGTGATCTGTTTGGAAtatctttttctttctgctaTAATTCTTTATTCATAATGGCTTATACCCTCGTGTTCCTGAGAGTCTGCTCATTTGATTGATGTATAATATGTAAACATTGACTCAAATATGGCGCCATGAAAAATCAGAAATATTTGTATTGtcacaaatattttttcataacttTCCTGACAAGGTATATTTTGACcagaaatacatatttatagaGTGGGATGTAAAATGGCTAGATCAGTGAAAACCAGGGTTAATTTGGTACCTTGACTTTAGATCTGTAATACCTGACATACTGATGTATATAAACGATGAGTGTTTttatcgcttatccagttcaggtgggtctggagcctacccagaatcattgggtgccagtccttcacagagcgacacacacacacacctatggaaacttgtgtcgccaatccacctaccaacatgtgtttttggactgtcggaggaaaccagagcacacggaggaaataaacgggaacacaccaaactcctcacagacagtcaccctgagctggacttgaacccacaacctccaggtccctggagctatgtgacagcaaTATTCCCTGTTGCGCCACCCCTATTTAAGCATGTTCTCTGATGTAATTTATAAAACATCATATAGAACTCTACGTTGAAAAGCTTTCACATTGTGAGGTGTCTAGTCGTACCGTAACAGGGCTTGGAGGCAGGTGTATGGAAGTGCATCTCTGATATACAAAAGTGGCTCTTTCAGGATGGTGTCCAGAGGCTGGCAGAGATGCACCGGACTCAGCCCCACGTCCAGAGAGTCATAAAGCCTCTTTGAGAAGCTCAGGGCAGAGTTATAAAGAACAGTGAACTGTGTTTCCCTGCCATCTTCCAGCCTGCAAAATACAACATATATAAGACTTCTCAGATTGCTGTTCCCTCACAAATTCTCCTCTGGAAAGCACTGCATCATATTGTGATAAACAAGTGTTATGAACTGGAAAACCAGTTATGAACCTAATTGGAATTACTTTCCTACGTCTTATTATATATAAGTACTGTTGATCAATTAAAGGTCCTGTTCTTCCCCTTTAATAATCAGCCCAAAGTTACACCCTTATTTACTAGCATGTCCACTTTGAAGTCTCATGAACTCTAAGGAAAGTTTTCATCTGTCAGCAATTAAATAACAAGcatttgaaaaataaagaaaaagccAGAAACCTTTAACTAATGTCATTAATGAATGCACTTTTCTCAGATTTGTGATTATAAAAAACTCCACTGTGTTTCAGGTATTTCTTCGACTATTCAAAATAAATTAGCAAAATAACCCCCCGCCCCTATTTAGTATCAATTTGCagtgtccaaaaaaacaaacaaacaaaaaaaaggtactgtacaggtacaaTTTCATTAAGGATTCCAACAGTGATTAATGTATCTGTACATTAATCACTGTAAATTAAAAGGATATCTGTATTCTTTCATTATATAACTGTGTAAAACAAAAGTattcctggagatgaaacggggctaATAAATCAATACAACCTTAAAATCAACAATTAATATACAATAAATTATGTTCCCTATCTGAAGGTACTGAGACAGCAAAAAGGTACCACtgcagtgacagtttttctgacagtttatAATCTAAGAAATAATTTGTACAAAGACTAAAGAAAATGTGCAAACCAAGCCAATGTACAAACTCTCCAGTACCGTTAGGccatataataaaacatttcctACATCCAGGTAATGGTTTCTTACTTCATAGGAACTGTTTCCCAGATTTGTCTGATGGCTTGTTCTTTCAGTCCCTCTAGAACAAAAAGGTGCAGGGATTTGTCCGTCACATAAAACCCTGTTAGAACATTTAGATTTTCATCTTCTGCATTTTTGGCGTTCATTCTGTAGCCACACAGGACTTTTTGTGCCGCTTCTTCACTGGGAGCATCCAGACAGAAGGCTGCTGAATTTACTTGTACAATCTGTGATTTCAGTTTGGTCAGAATAGAAGCATTATTGCAGTCAAATGCATACACAATACGACCAAAGGGACAGCAGCCTTTGCTTTGGTGTGGGTCAAGAGACAGTGGTCTTGCTATTTCCACCAGCACTCTGAGCTGGGAATTAGCGTCAATGTAGTCACCCACAGGCATAGGTTTCTCCTGAGAATTGTCCAGAATATCTGCTTTCCTAAGCATCTTTACTTCCCAGTCATTATTCTCAATGTCCATCCATTGCCCTCTCTGGGAACGCCTTATTGGTAGAGTGAGGTTTAAACATCTGTGTCCTCTAAGAAGATCAGAAAGATTCAGCTTGGCAATTCCATACACATTGTACAGTTCATTGCTGTGGGCAGTGCGCCTAGTAGTGACTAAACCTGCACTGGCTAACTTGTCATCATCAGGGTCTGTGCCGAAAATGGCTGGAATTGTAAATGGCTTTTCAGCTCTTCTGTCACGGTCATGTACTTCAATCTCTATCGCTGGGCCCCTGAGGACCTCCTGCAGTACTTCAGTGTTCAGCAGGCCAGTCAGGATTACATGAACATCTCTGAAATAAATATTAGGACCATGATGACGTCCTTTGGTTCTGTGCACTGGCATGCTGGGGAATTTATACTGGCAGTACACAGGTACACAATTTTTCtgcaaacaataaaaacaacaacagcctTTAGAATTTTTTGCCACAACTTTGTAATTGTTTCTAACATCAAACCTAAATAATGTAAACGGTCAGTGCAGAATGTatattaaatgataataaatgtgaattatataataaatgatGTCTTTTGAGGTATAGCAAATTATGAACAGCAAATTGACACTAGTCTTTGAAGGGTTAAATGTCAATAAAATGATTTGATAAAAAATTACActcaattatatttatttgcaaCCAataatttgtactaaatcactaatatgtaatttaaatcaCTTAACAATCAGACCATGTCAAAATAATCACTAATAAAAATTATGCAGCAGCACAAAATATACCAATATATAGTATTACAAATGACAAGAATTTGACTTGTACAGCACtaagcatataaatatatttaaagtttaCTTACATAGTTCCAGAAATAACATATGACTAGTACACTCAGTATATATTAAGTGTGACTTATTGTAATTTAAGTTACATATCAGTAATTATTTAGTACAAATTACTGGTTCCAAAatagtacatttttaaatacactcTCTGTTTGCACAAGGGAAAATTCTGCATTAAGCAGATTACCCGAAGCTCATTAAAAGGAACAGGAGATGAAGGCAGTGAAGAAGCAGACAGGATGGTGATGATCAGTGGATTGAGCTCAGCCTTTAGCTGCTCGGACATAAGTGGCTGGTCCAGAGTGATGCTGCTgaaaccttcacacacacttccagAGCGTGTCAGAAAACAGCCTGTCAGTGACCTCTCTCCTGAGACAGACATCAAtacttaattaaaaataaaacacacacacattaaatctTAGAAGTGATTAATAACAAAATGCTGAATAGTGTTATATTTATAAGTAGTAGTCATTGTAATCTCTTTTTTACTTATTATGTATTGCATTATGGCAGAGACTTATTCCACCTCCCATGAATTAGTGTTTTTATTCCCATTGTTCTAACACTCTGTAATACATGGCATAAGACTTAATGTTACGTTAAATTGCATAACACACTAAGGTTTGGAATACTACATTAGTTTCAAATACATGCAAAAAGCATAACTTGTGCAATTTAAAAAGGTCAGTCAGAAGCTATAAGGCTTAACAAAACAGTAGATGTAAAAACTGAAAattcaaaatcatttttaaataactttatCTTATTCAAATAACAAGAGATTTCatattctgaacataaacaaacccatGCATTAAAAACATGATTATGAAAGATCAGTCATGGCTATCTCAGTCAGTATGCCATTAATACGTCCAAGAAATTTTTGttaggttgttttttttatttatttattttttctcatcCAGATGTTAGTTCAgtgtagggctgggcaattaatcgaaaatgaattaaagtcaacattcagaacttctaatcgacatgatctggtctatatcgattatattgattatttttattctgttgtgtccccattggaagcaacctaaatgccaaGGCCaaccgagcgactcgagcagctgGTACCAAAGAAAATAACAGCGtctggtttggacgtgctgtgttttgactataattaatatgacactgaacaaaaagaagtctaATGTAAACACTAAGAAACTAAGAACAGTTTCatcgaccaaagcacaatcaaacaccagtgctcaaaaaacaagagaggaataagctcccagcaacatcagaaaaaatatcccagtttTAATACTGGAGCAGTATTAATACTGGCCTCGTGACTGAACTATGAGTgtcaaaattacaaaaacaaaataatcgttcattaatcgtaatcgtagTAAAATGTACacttaattgtgatattgatttgcactcaTATCGCCTAGCACTAGttgttattttgtaaaatgtgaactctaaataacatattttctgtgttgatctattattaatattcattcattcattatctgtaaccacttgtccagaTCAGGGTCcctggtgggtccggagcctacccagaatcattggatgcaagacaggaacacaccctggagggggcgccactctttcacagggcaataaacgcattcactcacacaaatggacacttgagtctattattaatatgattgtataaataataattgtaacTATTGTATTTTGTGACAGCCTATGTTGAAAGAAGCTGTGTGGGATTTATCTATCTCCACTTTATGTAGTGAGGCAGAAATATTTCCCAAAAATGAAAGCTTTCAGAAGCTCCCAGTGTAGCCCAGAGTGGGACACATCAAAAGagcacatacatacaaacacacaatctCGCCAACTCAGACTGGGGCCATTCCTCAGTCAGTTAGAAGCCTCAGAAAATTGTGCCTGCGGGGGCACAACAGCAGCTCCCAATATACTCTCACCCCCTCACACTACGTATAAACATTCCCCTGTCTGACAGGAAACACATGGGAGAGCAGAGTGGGGATGAATTCAGCTGACTGGTGTTGGTGTATGAAAGGCAGCTGTTAATTATCAAATTTGCCCAATATTGCATAGGAAACTGTGAGTATACTATATATTATACACTAtacaatactgtgcaaaagtcagagaccagcttttatttatttaattgccaGTCATTTTTCTGGAGACATATTTGAAGACACCATGGATATTGTACAGAAATACGTATTTAAATCTTGCATGCTTCCTCTCTGTTTCCATATAGATATTGAGAAGTCTGTCCTGATACTTGATTCCAATCAGCCACCACACCATTGGTGAGGCCAGCACTGATGTGTTTGTTGAATcataaatttattcattcattgtctgccaGTCCCTCGCAgggaaacacacagtcacacattcacttaaacacacacctatggacacttttgagtcaccaatccacctacaaacatgtgtttttggaacatggaaggaaaccggagcacctggagaagaCCCAAACAAACACGGGGAGTCAAACACAAGATGTTTGTTGAAGCATAATCACACATACCAAATCCCAAGGTGTTTAATGTAGCATCATTACTCCAGTTCAATGGGAGCTTGCTTAGTACAGTGAGAGCTAAACCACCTGAACATTTGGCTTTAGATGTGTGGTGGTCTTTGGCTTTTGACTGCTTCCAAGCATTCTATTCTACttccagtgcttttttttttttggtgtggaGTGATGAGCTTAAAACCATCTCAATCTATTAATTATGAGGGGTATGCAGACATTTTGGGGCATATTTgtagttaataaaaaaaaaaaaaaattgtaattaaatatgGCACCCTATACATATTTGATTTACAAGCAGCTGTGGAATGAGTACCTGCAAGTAGATATGTGGAACTGAGCTCCACCGATGCAACTCCATTTTTGCATATCTCTTCTGCATCTTCTGTGGTCAGTTCAGGGGATTTAAATGCAGGTTTCTTCTTACTTGTCTCCAAGCTTTTATCTTTTAAATCTGAGCAGGAAAAAGAAGGTTCAATACTTCAGGCTCTTCAGCAGACATGTGTTTAAACTACAtgtgtattatttaataattatcctataataaaaatatttaattattaagaCATATTCAGTAATTACcacaaatataaaatgcaaataatgTGTGACTTATGTGATGCTATGGATCACGAAGGCTCTTTTTtagataaattattatttattaaagtcCATAAACGTACACAGTGTTGAAGTGCTCGTTTGGCCTTTAGTGCAGTCATCTAATGATTGTTTGGGTGTTAACCTAAATGTTGCCATCCTTCTGTCTTGATCTATAATGGCTTCATTAAAACTCTTCAGTCCACACTGCTCTCCTCTGTATcagaacaaatacaaaacaatttGTATTCAGACAGATATTATGGCTTTAGTATAATACTGGCTctttatatataatacacacacacacacacacacacacactgtgctgtgacagatgagctactgtccctgtttttacatctacaaggtgaatcAAGGTGGAGTTAGGAGTGTCTaaaagtgtggacagtgagtgtaaaaatggcagatatttttgcttcttttaagcatcattttatgttttttcttgAATTAAGAAATTATCTGccaatggaataagacactttctgttgataaaattatttaaaacaagtagcaataagttaGAAATATGTTGAATAAtcttattatattcttacaacaatttccaaatgagtaatactagatatttagactagatttaagcaaattttacttgcttagatttcattttttacagtgcatatagaaccctgaacactctaAGAACCTTTTGGATGATTAAATGATTCTTTGCttcatgaaagtgttcttcagattgatggagaacgTGCTATTGATGGTTCTACACAGCagcttttagagaagggttctatatggcaccaaaaacggTTCCTCTTaagatgtcaagcttgttacaagaGAGGGGCCATTTTTGGTTCCATATAGATTCCTTTGTTAAAAGGTTCTGTAGAGAAaaatctatagcacattctctgtGAAGAACCCTTTGATGATGCaaaagaaccattttctttactaaagaacccacAAAGAAACATCATTTGTGTAGTGGTAAAGGTACAACAGAGGTTTTAAAGCCCAGTTGTGTTCCAGTTTACAGTtgtgtaatctttcattacagaactatgtaaaataaaaattataagaATATAactcctggagatgaaatggggtatttgaaatcaacacaactttaaaatatatgattcatatagaataaggtacagttattTACCCTATCTAAAGGTACTGAGACActaaaaggtaccaccacagtgacagtttttctgataGTGTGGGCAGATGTTATAATTTCATTGGGTCAGTGTAGGCTATTTCATGAAGAACCTTTGGTTGAATCGTTCCTCCATTTCTTGTCTCTTTGATCCATCAGCATTCAGACCCTCAGGTGAGGGAGACTTATCATTGGCTTCCAGAGTTGACAGTTTGGCACCAActgtaaacatttatattatagAACAGATTATGAATGGCTACACTACCATATTGTATTACAATGCTTCAgttacacactggccacttttaaAACACTTTTCCCTTATATATAGCCCTTGTGCTTACTGCTGTTGCACAGTTTCTTTTAGTCAATGATCAGTTTCAATCACTCACGGCTCTATTCTTTTAGTCACTACCATgcctgtgtcactgctgggctgAGAAGAGTCTGCACAGTTGTGTTGTGGTCAGAACCTAACCAATAATTAATAGGCAGAGTGTGGCTTACAAATTGTCCAGCAAATTGTGGGCTAGAGTATATTATTGGACACCTAGAAATGAACCCATAAGGTAGGAGGGCCTAAAAATGTGGTTTGGGAGTGGAAATATAAGGTAGAAGGTTCTGGTAAATTAGATGGTAAGagtaacatgctgtgaaaatATCTTCCTCTAGTATTATGTTAATACCTGTGACACAGTGGAGTGGAGGCCATCCATGGTCCATTAATTTGCTTTTTCTCTGGAACTTGACTGACGTTCTGGTTCTTGGGTTTTCTTTCTCATACATAGTTCTCAGCTTATGCACCAAGCTTTTAATGCCACCTAGAGAGACATGTAGTAAATGTTACTACCAGGATGTATGTATCTGAATAGTTTTTAATAAGAGATAAATTTAAAGGTATGATTTTATAGTCGATAGTTACACTTGCTTTTCTATATACCCAaaacttattttaaattatttggatCATtatggggtggcatggtggtgcagcaggtagtgtggcagtcactcagctccaggaaccttgagattgtgggttcaagtcctctatggatgactatctgtgaggagtttggtgttagGTAGTTTGGCTACTaaagagtgtccacaggtgtgtgggtgtgtgtgtgttgccctgtgaaggactagcgctcCCTCtagggtgtgatcccaccttgcgtccagtgattccgggtgggctatGGACCCAAAGCACCCTGAACTgaagaagtggttacagacaatgaatgaatgaatgatcattaGGGTGTCACCTCAACCACAACCTCCCACATTGTGCAGCGTCCTGCAGGATGATGCAAAGGCAGCC from Hoplias malabaricus isolate fHopMal1 chromosome 5, fHopMal1.hap1, whole genome shotgun sequence encodes:
- the cfap92 gene encoding uncharacterized protein cfap92; translated protein: MESSVPITSSEFIRSEGDENGFLLRCQLTEDGENDKDISTSHIPESEEAVINEHKGSDSNLPVGHHSYTVTCTVSIAMALPRGVDDDLVTTEDKGHKNLKKVLSSGFLEVPKPHRYYHIEYRLLPDNNEPIKVDLVMFGLVAKVYMENETKVLKQWLDGDQVWLAWSQTVKLNLSRELLVKMPFHKIIFRVWDTKDRVSPKVKYDRLKSFSQWSKPMDRSKEAPDQTGGIKSLVHKLRTMYEKENPRTRTSVKFQRKSKLMDHGWPPLHCVTVGAKLSTLEANDKSPSPEGLNADGSKRQEMEERFNQRGEQCGLKSFNEAIIDQDRRMATFRLTPKQSLDDCTKGQTSTSTLYLKDKSLETSKKKPAFKSPELTTEDAEEICKNGVASVELSSTYLLAGERSLTGCFLTRSGSVCEGFSSITLDQPLMSEQLKAELNPLIITILSASSLPSSPVPFNELRKNCVPVYCQYKFPSMPVHRTKGRHHGPNIYFRDVHVILTGLLNTEVLQEVLRGPAIEIEVHDRDRRAEKPFTIPAIFGTDPDDDKLASAGLVTTRRTAHSNELYNVYGIAKLNLSDLLRGHRCLNLTLPIRRSQRGQWMDIENNDWEVKMLRKADILDNSQEKPMPVGDYIDANSQLRVLVEIARPLSLDPHQSKGCCPFGRIVYAFDCNNASILTKLKSQIVQVNSAAFCLDAPSEEAAQKVLCGYRMNAKNAEDENLNVLTGFYVTDKSLHLFVLEGLKEQAIRQIWETVPMKLEDGRETQFTVLYNSALSFSKRLYDSLDVGLSPVHLCQPLDTILKEPLLYIRDALPYTCLQALLRIKRLFQVKRLDEVVQYDLFPSAKMVLSLKQEFGIDSSSSMESLKVDTKDLQDNLDHHVSQRRIRTPLDNFNKDYLKWKQSQADQGLYTKDFVPANIEEVHKQSSDLQKPKPKLFVAKVEDGQSAHNYSIQKVNSTTLALELMRKEMAQMPNYRFTYSQNYHSLTLDPVDTEAEQKESKVKARAAWRTYNGFIYPGFKSSIESNRHSKCPDQARVEELRKPWRENILHRNILSPTLNRSSWPWSQHHEDFKLYKKPAPFFSPETPISIYLAGESLRQEQLQYASAQYSRWLRKILPDKCSAGSGRVPEFKCHMRRAGLDKLQDLLKDKPMKLSLKRPQKGTRVKMV